Proteins from one Acidobacteriota bacterium genomic window:
- a CDS encoding sugar phosphate nucleotidyltransferase: MQRWAVILAGGMGTRFWPWSRQNNPKQFLPVISKSPMIEETVKRIKPMIPEKNIIIVTHESFYKKIKKIFPKFNKENILLEPESKNTAPAVIYVASFISKKDRNSSILILPADHFIRKDELFHGLIKSAFEIAEENDYLITFGINPKAPETGYGYIEINRNKQIQKNGNYFFEVKQFKEKPSKEKAIEFISSKNFFWNSGIFLWSIEAFENKLEKFAPEFFVYYKKFENALAKKDFSLLKNIYKKIQSISIDYALMEKSDDVFVGKANFIWSDVGSWSSLYELWGKDKNNNAIRANLTTIDSSGCVVFSEKKLISLIDVKDMVIIDTDDALLICPKEKSQRVKEIIEMLKKEKKLNYL, encoded by the coding sequence ATGCAAAGATGGGCTGTAATCTTGGCAGGGGGCATGGGAACAAGATTCTGGCCATGGTCAAGGCAAAATAACCCAAAGCAATTCCTTCCTGTAATAAGTAAAAGTCCTATGATTGAAGAAACAGTTAAAAGAATAAAACCGATGATTCCGGAAAAAAATATAATTATCGTTACCCATGAATCTTTCTATAAAAAAATAAAAAAAATATTTCCGAAATTTAATAAAGAAAACATCCTTCTTGAACCAGAATCAAAAAACACAGCTCCTGCAGTTATCTATGTCGCTTCTTTCATTTCAAAGAAAGATAGAAATAGCTCAATACTAATCTTACCAGCAGATCATTTTATAAGAAAAGATGAACTTTTTCACGGACTTATAAAATCTGCCTTTGAAATCGCTGAAGAGAATGACTATTTAATAACTTTTGGGATAAATCCCAAGGCTCCAGAAACAGGATATGGATACATTGAAATCAACAGAAATAAACAGATTCAAAAAAACGGTAACTACTTTTTTGAAGTAAAACAGTTCAAGGAGAAGCCCTCTAAAGAAAAGGCAATTGAATTTATTTCTTCTAAAAATTTCTTCTGGAATAGCGGGATTTTTCTATGGAGCATTGAAGCTTTTGAAAATAAATTAGAAAAATTTGCTCCAGAATTTTTTGTTTATTATAAAAAATTTGAAAATGCCCTGGCTAAAAAAGATTTCTCCCTTTTAAAAAATATTTATAAAAAAATTCAATCAATTTCAATCGATTATGCGTTAATGGAGAAATCTGACGATGTTTTTGTGGGCAAGGCTAACTTTATCTGGTCTGATGTTGGCTCATGGTCTTCTCTTTATGAATTGTGGGGGAAGGACAAAAATAACAATGCAATAAGAGCAAATCTGACAACGATCGATTCCTCAGGATGTGTTGTTTTCAGCGAAAAAAAACTCATTTCCCTAATCGATGTAAAGGATATGGTAATAATAGATACAGATGATGCCCTTTTAATCTGTCCGAAGGAAAAATCACAAAGAGTTAAAGAAATAATTGAAATGTTGAAAAAAGAAAAAAAATTGAATTATTTATAA
- a CDS encoding undecaprenyl-diphosphate phosphatase, with the protein MSSVNFFEVIFLSIVQGTTEFFPISSSGHLVLFQFLFGIREPQIMFDIVLHGGTLLAIILYLRKDIIEILFSIIKSKNESNPFLIIRGHIFLLYMLIALIPTALIGILFDKEFEKLFGTLKYIGYSFLITGIILFITKYAKERRNVHVIHPFLIGIFQGLAIAPGISRSGMTIGIALLLGWKKEIATKFSFLLSIPAILGALFYESLKVKQLQNEDLTIMISGVFFSFLVGLISLKYLFSIIKKGKFFIFSFYCFFVGILMIFYNLFWR; encoded by the coding sequence TTGAGTAGCGTAAATTTTTTCGAGGTAATATTTCTATCCATTGTCCAAGGAACAACTGAATTCTTCCCTATATCCAGCTCAGGCCATTTAGTATTATTTCAATTCTTATTTGGAATAAGAGAGCCTCAGATTATGTTTGATATTGTTCTCCATGGAGGAACCCTTCTGGCGATTATTTTATATTTAAGAAAAGATATAATAGAAATTCTGTTTTCAATTATAAAAAGTAAAAATGAGTCAAACCCTTTTTTAATTATCAGAGGCCATATTTTTTTGTTGTATATGTTAATCGCCCTTATACCAACAGCGTTGATTGGGATTCTTTTTGATAAAGAATTTGAAAAATTGTTCGGTACTTTAAAATACATCGGATATTCCTTTCTTATCACTGGAATCATATTGTTTATTACTAAATACGCAAAAGAAAGGAGAAATGTTCATGTAATTCATCCATTTCTAATCGGAATATTCCAGGGTTTAGCAATAGCTCCAGGAATTTCAAGGTCAGGAATGACAATAGGAATAGCTTTGTTACTGGGTTGGAAAAAAGAAATCGCCACAAAATTTTCATTTTTATTATCTATTCCTGCAATTCTTGGAGCTCTTTTTTATGAATCTCTAAAGGTAAAGCAATTGCAAAATGAAGATTTAACGATAATGATATCTGGCGTTTTCTTTTCTTTTTTAGTTGGTCTTATCTCCCTTAAGTATCTTTTTTCAATAATAAAAAAAGGTAAATTCTTCATTTTTTCTTTCTATTGTTTTTTTGTTGGAATTCTTATGATTTTTTATAACTTATTCTGGAGATAA